A window of the Ignavibacteriales bacterium genome harbors these coding sequences:
- a CDS encoding glycosyltransferase family 4 protein, producing the protein MRICLIAESYPPALGGVEFALQQLVEGFVARGHQVRVIAASWEGHAPGVETRGSLTIERIRTLFFLKRFWFILFSIPGVVRGARWAEVVMGSTFAGGPPAFLGGWLAGRKKVLLVHEVYGKRWFRFEPNVVRALFYAITEWIIVRLPFDGYVAPSQYTKDSLCSVGVPERKITVIHHGDSKLPAVTVSREELRKKLGIGTDDFMFLAYGRTGVTKGIEYLVEAIPQVSAKASKAKFVLVLSGYDRRIWQNLQLAIGVIPSGICTFVPPVPRDGLAAYVAAADSVVVPSLSEGFGFSALEACNAGKIVVATDAGSLPEVVFGNHVFVKAGSADAIAEGCIKAINGQVDVTPVKNFSWEKAVGEYLGLYDGLLGGSGTEPKP; encoded by the coding sequence ATGAGAATCTGTCTTATAGCAGAATCCTATCCGCCCGCTCTCGGAGGCGTCGAGTTCGCACTGCAGCAGCTCGTAGAAGGCTTCGTTGCCCGGGGACATCAGGTGCGTGTCATCGCTGCGAGCTGGGAGGGGCACGCGCCGGGAGTTGAAACCCGCGGCAGCTTGACGATAGAGCGGATCCGCACGTTGTTTTTCCTGAAGAGGTTCTGGTTCATTCTCTTTTCTATTCCCGGCGTAGTCCGCGGCGCACGTTGGGCTGAGGTTGTCATGGGAAGCACGTTTGCGGGGGGGCCGCCGGCGTTTCTCGGAGGATGGCTCGCAGGCAGGAAGAAGGTGCTGCTCGTCCACGAGGTGTACGGGAAGCGATGGTTCCGATTCGAGCCAAACGTCGTCCGAGCGCTGTTCTACGCAATAACCGAATGGATCATAGTGCGACTGCCGTTCGACGGGTACGTCGCTCCTTCGCAGTATACGAAGGACTCGCTCTGTTCAGTCGGTGTGCCTGAGCGGAAGATCACCGTCATCCACCACGGCGACTCAAAGCTTCCGGCAGTCACTGTTTCACGTGAAGAACTCCGCAAGAAGCTCGGTATTGGCACGGACGATTTCATGTTTCTCGCGTATGGGCGCACCGGCGTGACGAAGGGCATAGAGTACCTCGTCGAAGCGATTCCCCAGGTCTCGGCGAAAGCCAGCAAGGCGAAATTTGTTCTCGTACTCTCGGGGTACGACCGAAGGATTTGGCAGAACCTGCAGCTCGCCATCGGGGTTATTCCTTCGGGCATCTGCACGTTTGTCCCGCCTGTACCGCGCGATGGTCTGGCGGCTTACGTTGCAGCGGCTGACAGTGTCGTCGTCCCGTCACTTTCGGAGGGCTTTGGCTTCTCCGCCCTTGAAGCGTGCAATGCCGGGAAGATCGTCGTGGCCACGGATGCCGGTTCGTTGCCGGAGGTAGTGTTTGGGAACCATGTGTTTGTAAAGGCTGGATCAGCCGACGCGATTGCGGAAGGATGTATTAAGGCGATTAATGGGCAGGTGGATGTTACGCCTGTGAAGAACTTCAGCTGGGAGAAGGCGGTGGGGGAGTATCTCGGGCTGTATGATGGGCTTCTTGGTGGATCTGGCACAGAACCGAAACCATAG